In Modestobacter versicolor, a single genomic region encodes these proteins:
- a CDS encoding TIGR03084 family metal-binding protein — protein sequence MRAALLADLAAEGSALEELLVPLDAAGWARPTPAAGWSVAAQVAHLAWTDDVALLAVTDPAAFAARAAVDPAGGGDRGASTGAGFAPEVLLARWRAGRQRLLDALAAAPEGARLPWFGPPMSVASMATARLMETWAHGVDVRDALGRAVEGSRRLDHVAHLGVRTRAFAFGAHGLPAPEQPIRVELTRADGSRWADGPEDAGQRVTGPLLDFCLRVVQRRPRAALQLVAVGPDADRWLDVAQAFAGEPGAGSEGPRRS from the coding sequence ATGAGGGCGGCGCTGCTGGCCGACCTGGCGGCCGAGGGTTCGGCGCTCGAGGAGCTGCTCGTGCCGCTCGACGCCGCGGGCTGGGCGCGGCCCACCCCGGCGGCGGGCTGGTCGGTCGCCGCCCAGGTGGCGCACCTGGCCTGGACCGACGACGTGGCCCTGCTCGCCGTGACCGACCCCGCGGCCTTCGCCGCTCGCGCAGCCGTTGACCCGGCGGGGGGCGGGGACCGCGGCGCGTCGACGGGCGCCGGCTTCGCGCCGGAGGTGCTGCTGGCCCGGTGGCGCGCCGGCCGGCAGCGGCTGCTCGATGCGCTGGCCGCCGCGCCCGAGGGCGCCCGGCTGCCCTGGTTCGGCCCGCCGATGAGCGTGGCGTCGATGGCGACCGCCCGGCTGATGGAGACCTGGGCGCACGGGGTCGACGTCCGCGATGCGCTCGGCCGGGCCGTCGAGGGGTCCCGACGGCTGGACCACGTCGCCCACCTCGGCGTCCGCACCCGGGCCTTCGCGTTCGGCGCCCACGGGCTGCCCGCCCCCGAGCAGCCGATCCGCGTCGAGCTCACCCGGGCCGACGGGTCGCGGTGGGCCGACGGTCCCGAGGACGCCGGGCAGCGCGTGACCGGGCCGCTGCTCGACTTCTGCCTGCGGGTGGTCCAACGCCGCCCGCGCGCGGCCCTGCAGCTGGTCGCCGTGGGCCCGGACGCCGACCGGTGGCTGGACGTCGCCCAGGCGTTCGCCGGGGAGCCCGGCGCCGGCAGCGAGGGCCCGCGCCGGTCCTGA
- the katG gene encoding catalase/peroxidase HPI has translation MSQTDETVYDKTPTESTSESENPAIPAPKAHTDQRPRSNRDWWPNQVDLGVLNKPSKDSDPLGDSDYRAEFATLDVEALKRDVVQVMRTSQDWWPADWGHYGPLFIRMSWHAAGTYRIADGRGGGGAGEQRFAPLNSWPDNANLDKARRLLLPIKQKYGRKLSWADLLVLAGNVAHDDMGLKTFGFAFGREDVWEPHEVFWGPEDTWLGDERYGGDDPLDLDEGHLAAVTMGLIYVNPEGPQGRPDPLASAHDIRVTFSRMGMTDEETVALIAGGHTFGKTHGAGNPELVGPEPEGCPVHGNGLGWTNQHGTGKGADTITSGLEGAWTPTPTTWDNTYFEMLFSYDWELTESPAGAKQWKPKDAEAQELVPDAHIEGKKNPPMMATTDLALMADPGFREISERFYNDPEYFADQYARAWFKLLHRDMGPRTRYLGPDVPAEELIWQDPVPAVDHELVGEAEVADLKQRLLASGLTVPQLVHTAWSAAASFRGTDKRGGANGARLRLEPQISWAANEGVRDVLPVLERVKGEFEQQTGKRVSLADLIVLGGTAAVEKAAADAGVQVTVPFSPGRTDASQEQTDVDNFRWLEPRADGFRNYLQPGAKLAPETLLVDRAYMLELTPKEMTVLLGGLRVLGATTGGVTHGVFTDRPGVLSQDFFRNLLDLGISWRTSAEAEDVYEGLDADGTVVRTATAADLVFNSNSILRGIVEVYSADDAQEKFVRDFAAAWVKVMELDRFDLR, from the coding sequence GTGAGCCAGACCGACGAGACCGTCTACGACAAGACCCCGACGGAGAGCACCAGCGAGAGCGAGAACCCGGCGATCCCCGCGCCGAAGGCGCACACCGACCAGCGCCCGCGCAGCAACCGCGACTGGTGGCCGAACCAGGTCGACCTGGGCGTGCTGAACAAGCCGTCGAAGGACTCCGACCCGCTCGGTGACTCCGACTACCGGGCCGAGTTCGCGACGCTGGACGTCGAGGCGCTCAAGCGCGACGTCGTCCAGGTCATGCGCACCTCGCAGGACTGGTGGCCGGCCGACTGGGGTCACTACGGCCCGCTCTTCATCCGGATGTCCTGGCACGCCGCCGGCACGTACCGCATCGCCGACGGCCGCGGTGGCGGCGGCGCCGGCGAGCAGCGCTTCGCCCCGCTGAACAGCTGGCCGGACAACGCCAACCTGGACAAGGCGCGCCGCCTGCTGCTGCCGATCAAGCAGAAGTACGGCCGCAAGCTCTCCTGGGCCGACCTGCTGGTGCTGGCCGGCAACGTGGCGCACGACGACATGGGCCTGAAGACCTTCGGGTTCGCCTTCGGCCGAGAGGACGTCTGGGAGCCGCACGAGGTCTTCTGGGGTCCGGAGGACACCTGGCTCGGCGACGAGCGCTACGGCGGCGACGACCCGCTCGACCTCGACGAGGGCCACCTCGCGGCGGTCACCATGGGCCTGATCTACGTCAACCCGGAGGGCCCGCAGGGCCGGCCCGACCCGCTCGCCTCGGCCCACGACATCCGGGTCACCTTCAGCCGGATGGGGATGACCGACGAGGAGACCGTCGCGCTGATTGCCGGCGGGCACACGTTCGGCAAGACGCACGGCGCCGGGAACCCCGAGCTCGTCGGCCCGGAGCCGGAGGGCTGCCCGGTGCACGGCAACGGCCTGGGCTGGACCAACCAGCACGGCACCGGCAAGGGCGCCGACACCATCACCAGCGGTCTCGAGGGCGCCTGGACCCCGACGCCGACCACCTGGGACAACACCTACTTCGAGATGCTGTTCAGCTACGACTGGGAGCTCACCGAGAGCCCGGCCGGCGCGAAGCAGTGGAAGCCGAAGGACGCCGAGGCGCAGGAGCTGGTGCCCGACGCGCACATCGAGGGCAAGAAGAACCCGCCGATGATGGCGACGACCGACCTCGCGCTGATGGCCGACCCCGGCTTCCGGGAGATCTCCGAGCGGTTCTACAACGACCCCGAGTACTTCGCCGACCAGTACGCCCGCGCCTGGTTCAAGCTGCTGCACCGCGACATGGGGCCGAGGACCCGCTACCTCGGCCCGGACGTGCCGGCCGAGGAGCTGATCTGGCAGGACCCGGTGCCGGCGGTCGACCACGAGCTGGTGGGCGAGGCCGAGGTCGCCGACCTCAAGCAGCGCCTGCTGGCCTCCGGCCTCACCGTCCCGCAGCTGGTGCACACCGCCTGGTCGGCCGCCGCGTCGTTCCGCGGCACCGACAAGCGCGGCGGGGCGAACGGCGCCCGCCTCCGGCTGGAGCCGCAGATCAGCTGGGCGGCCAACGAGGGTGTGCGCGACGTCCTGCCGGTGCTCGAGCGGGTGAAGGGCGAGTTCGAGCAGCAGACCGGCAAGCGGGTCTCGCTCGCCGACCTGATCGTGCTCGGCGGCACCGCCGCCGTGGAGAAGGCCGCGGCCGACGCCGGTGTGCAGGTCACCGTGCCCTTCTCCCCGGGCCGCACCGACGCCTCACAGGAGCAGACCGACGTCGACAACTTCCGCTGGCTCGAGCCGCGGGCCGACGGCTTCCGCAACTACCTCCAGCCGGGCGCCAAGCTCGCGCCGGAGACGCTGCTGGTCGACCGCGCCTACATGCTCGAGCTGACCCCGAAGGAGATGACGGTCCTGCTCGGCGGGCTCCGCGTGCTCGGCGCCACCACCGGCGGCGTGACGCACGGCGTCTTCACCGACCGGCCCGGCGTGCTGTCGCAGGACTTCTTCCGCAACCTGCTCGACCTGGGCATCTCCTGGCGCACCTCGGCCGAGGCCGAGGACGTCTACGAGGGGCTGGACGCCGACGGCACCGTCGTGCGCACGGCCACCGCGGCCGACCTGGTGTTCAACTCGAACTCCATCCTGCGGGGCATCGTCGAGGTGTACTCCGCCGACGACGCCCAGGAGAAGTTCGTGCGGGACTTCGCCGCTGCCTGGGTGAAGGTCATGGAGCTCGACCGCTTCGACCTGCGGTAG
- a CDS encoding ABC transporter substrate-binding protein, with translation MKHLPRARALSLAAVTALALAACSTTDPDDAGGSDSAGSGDVETGNGVSDSEIRIGMLTDLSGPFAAGAAVQVTETQAYWDQVNADGGVCERDVVVDVQDHGYDPQRAVTLYRSMAPDVIALQQVLGGPTSAAVLPLAEQDQVYVGGVGWTGSALAYENNQLPGASYAIEGANAIDYLVDELGVAEGAKVGVVYFAGDYGADALAGAEHAAEERGLEIVAQEITSATTDLSSQASALAQEGVAGVVLAAAPTQLASLAGVLASQGADVPLIGMNPTFNPSLLTTPAADALLANAYSITSVAPYASDAEGVQTANELYTQADPDGAIGWEVPLAYVQAELLKQSLDGACESGDLTPEGVVAALRESTSVDTRGLLPDGLDYSEVGQSPTTTVYLSKVDADAPAGLALLEELSGPSAESFRYGD, from the coding sequence ATGAAGCACCTGCCCCGCGCCCGTGCCCTCTCGCTCGCGGCCGTCACCGCACTCGCGCTGGCCGCCTGCAGCACCACCGACCCCGACGACGCCGGTGGCTCCGACAGCGCGGGCTCGGGCGACGTGGAGACCGGCAACGGCGTCTCCGACAGCGAGATCCGGATCGGCATGCTCACCGACCTCTCCGGGCCGTTCGCCGCCGGCGCCGCGGTGCAGGTCACCGAGACGCAGGCCTACTGGGACCAGGTCAACGCCGACGGCGGGGTCTGCGAGCGCGACGTCGTCGTCGACGTGCAGGACCACGGCTACGACCCGCAGCGGGCGGTGACCCTCTACCGCAGCATGGCCCCCGACGTCATCGCGCTGCAGCAGGTCCTCGGCGGCCCGACCAGCGCCGCGGTGCTGCCGCTGGCCGAGCAGGACCAGGTCTACGTCGGGGGCGTCGGCTGGACGGGCTCGGCGCTCGCGTACGAGAACAACCAGCTGCCCGGCGCCTCCTACGCCATCGAGGGGGCCAACGCGATCGACTACCTGGTCGACGAGCTGGGCGTCGCCGAGGGCGCGAAGGTCGGCGTCGTCTACTTCGCCGGCGACTACGGCGCCGACGCGCTCGCCGGTGCCGAGCACGCCGCCGAGGAGCGCGGGCTGGAGATCGTCGCGCAGGAGATCACCTCGGCGACGACGGACCTCTCCTCCCAGGCGTCCGCGCTCGCCCAGGAGGGCGTGGCCGGCGTCGTGCTGGCCGCCGCCCCCACCCAGCTCGCCTCGCTGGCCGGCGTGCTCGCCTCGCAGGGCGCCGACGTCCCGCTGATCGGGATGAACCCGACCTTCAACCCCTCGCTGCTGACCACCCCGGCGGCCGACGCCCTGCTGGCGAACGCCTACTCGATCACCAGCGTCGCGCCGTACGCCTCGGACGCGGAGGGCGTGCAGACGGCCAACGAGCTGTACACCCAGGCCGACCCCGACGGTGCGATCGGCTGGGAGGTGCCGCTGGCCTACGTGCAGGCCGAGCTGCTCAAGCAGTCGCTGGACGGGGCCTGCGAGTCCGGTGACCTGACGCCCGAGGGCGTCGTCGCGGCGCTGCGCGAGAGCACGTCGGTGGACACCCGCGGGCTGCTCCCGGACGGCCTGGACTACTCGGAGGTCGGCCAGTCGCCGACCACCACCGTGTACCTGTCCAAGGTCGACGCGGACGCCCCGGCCGGGCTCGCCCTGCTGGAGGAGCTGAGCGGGCCCAGCGCGGAGTCCTTCCGCTACGGGGACTGA
- a CDS encoding class I adenylate-forming enzyme family protein has protein sequence MAALAVSELRVPATGPADGVLGDVLRRAVRLAPDAVLLSTPETGERWTATELLDAAGSVAAGLLARHAPGARVATCLGNGPAAVLLQLGTALAGMTLVPVNPRSRPAEVEHALRLSGAVLAVAAEEVAGNPVADLCAAVEGVDVVRVGVDWRAAVPWATPGELPAVDPQSLAQVQFTSGTTGRAKGVRITHAGMVATGTAFAERLGPTTGRVWCNPMPLFHTAGNVLGVVGALASGAEHVVLPFAPGPVLRVVEERQVTLLSAAPTLLDLLAAHPDLARTDLSSLRVLFTGGMTVTPAFVDRVEQVFGARLSITFGMTETCGAVLQTSPEDPDPVRRETVGAPLAGTDVRIAGPDGAAVAPGTPGELWVRGERITRGYLDDPVATAEAIDADGWLHTGDLAEMDGRGACRVVGRLKDMIKTGGENVSPVEVEEVLVAHPDIARAAVVGVPDPRWGELVVAFVVPAGDRDPSPDELTRHCRDRLSPFKVPRHWRVVDELPMTASAKVQRAELRRIAAADAG, from the coding sequence GTGGCCGCACTCGCCGTGAGCGAGCTGCGGGTACCGGCCACCGGCCCGGCGGACGGCGTCCTGGGTGACGTCCTCCGCCGGGCCGTCCGGCTCGCGCCCGACGCGGTCCTGCTCTCCACCCCGGAGACGGGCGAGCGCTGGACCGCCACCGAGCTGCTGGACGCCGCGGGGTCCGTGGCCGCCGGGCTGCTCGCCCGGCACGCGCCGGGCGCCCGGGTCGCGACCTGCCTGGGCAACGGGCCGGCGGCCGTGCTCCTGCAGCTGGGCACGGCGCTGGCGGGCATGACGCTGGTGCCGGTGAACCCGCGCTCGCGGCCCGCGGAGGTGGAGCACGCGCTCCGGCTGTCCGGCGCGGTCCTCGCGGTGGCCGCCGAGGAGGTCGCCGGCAACCCGGTGGCCGACCTCTGCGCCGCCGTCGAGGGGGTCGACGTCGTCCGGGTGGGCGTGGACTGGCGGGCGGCCGTGCCGTGGGCGACGCCGGGTGAGCTGCCGGCCGTGGACCCGCAGTCGCTGGCCCAGGTGCAGTTCACCTCCGGGACGACCGGCCGGGCCAAGGGCGTGCGGATCACCCACGCCGGGATGGTCGCGACCGGGACGGCGTTCGCCGAGCGGCTGGGCCCGACCACCGGCCGGGTCTGGTGCAACCCGATGCCGCTGTTCCACACCGCCGGCAACGTCCTCGGCGTGGTCGGGGCGCTGGCGTCGGGCGCCGAGCACGTCGTGCTGCCCTTCGCGCCGGGCCCGGTGCTCCGGGTCGTCGAGGAGCGGCAGGTGACGCTGCTGTCGGCCGCGCCCACCCTGCTGGACCTGCTCGCCGCCCACCCCGACCTGGCCCGCACCGACCTGTCGTCCCTGCGGGTGCTGTTCACCGGCGGCATGACCGTCACCCCGGCCTTCGTCGACCGGGTCGAGCAGGTCTTCGGTGCGCGGCTGTCGATCACGTTCGGCATGACCGAGACCTGCGGCGCCGTGCTGCAGACGTCGCCGGAGGACCCCGACCCGGTGCGCCGGGAGACCGTGGGGGCACCGCTGGCGGGCACCGACGTCCGGATCGCCGGCCCGGACGGCGCCGCCGTGGCACCGGGGACACCGGGGGAGCTGTGGGTCCGCGGCGAGCGGATCACCCGCGGCTACCTCGACGACCCGGTCGCGACCGCCGAGGCGATCGACGCCGACGGCTGGCTGCACACCGGCGACCTGGCCGAGATGGACGGCCGGGGCGCCTGCCGGGTGGTCGGCCGGCTCAAGGACATGATCAAGACCGGCGGGGAGAACGTCTCGCCGGTCGAGGTCGAGGAGGTGCTGGTGGCCCACCCCGACATCGCCCGGGCCGCCGTCGTCGGCGTCCCCGACCCGCGGTGGGGCGAGCTGGTGGTGGCCTTCGTCGTCCCGGCCGGTGACCGGGACCCGAGCCCGGACGAGCTGACCCGGCACTGCCGCGACCGGCTCTCCCCGTTCAAGGTGCCCCGCCACTGGCGGGTGGTCGACGAGCTGCCGATGACCGCCTCGGCCAAGGTGCAGCGCGCGGAGCTGCGCCGGATCGCCGCGGCGGACGCCGGATGA